A genomic stretch from Acetobacter ascendens includes:
- a CDS encoding NUDIX hydrolase, whose translation MTSIHDLLHFSIMKTSCHSCLPRSGVLAIVRRQNNFLLVRRANAPDAGLWGFPGGRIEPGETIFHAAARELLEETSLPAKGISVIDAFDSLHYDSNGKLEFHYIILAVRCEEQEHTQNPVQAGDDALEARWFSYQEICALGARASARLHSLARQTLKMEDPTYLV comes from the coding sequence TTGACCAGCATTCATGACCTTCTACACTTCTCGATCATGAAAACATCATGCCATTCCTGCCTTCCTCGTTCCGGTGTTCTTGCTATTGTGCGAAGACAAAATAATTTTCTGCTTGTCCGCCGTGCCAATGCACCAGATGCCGGACTATGGGGTTTTCCGGGAGGACGGATTGAACCGGGGGAAACCATTTTTCATGCTGCAGCGCGCGAACTTTTAGAAGAAACATCCTTACCAGCAAAAGGAATTTCTGTAATAGATGCATTTGACAGCTTGCATTATGATAGCAATGGAAAGCTGGAATTCCATTACATCATTCTTGCCGTAAGGTGTGAGGAACAAGAACACACCCAAAACCCCGTGCAAGCTGGTGATGATGCCTTGGAAGCTCGCTGGTTTTCCTACCAAGAAATCTGTGCATTAGGTGCGCGTGCCAGCGCACGGCTGCATAGTCTGGCACGTCAGACTCTGAAAATGGAAGACCCCACGTACCTTGTCTGA
- a CDS encoding aldo/keto reductase, translating to MSADTIAIPGIAKPASRIALGTWAIGGSMWGGADDANASKTIDEALELGINMIDTAPVYGFGHSEEVIGKALEGRRGRVILATKVGLNWQDGKVFRDSRPARIEEEVEKSLSRLRTDYIDLYQVHWPDTRTPFEETARALENLVKSGKVKALGLSNFSPAQMDEFRKFAPVSAVQPPYNLFEREIERDVLPYAEKNNLVVLAYGPLCRGLLSGRMTADRKFEGDDLRKTDPKFQQPRFGQYLQAVEDLKAIANKYGKSMLALAIRWVLDRGPTIALWGARKPEQIAGVDDAFGWKLDAEDMKAIDAILAKDIKDPVGPEFMAPPLRA from the coding sequence ATGTCGGCAGATACAATTGCCATTCCGGGTATAGCCAAGCCTGCGTCCCGCATTGCGCTAGGTACATGGGCCATTGGTGGTTCCATGTGGGGGGGTGCAGATGATGCAAACGCCAGCAAGACGATAGATGAAGCTCTGGAGCTTGGTATCAACATGATTGATACAGCACCAGTCTATGGATTTGGGCATTCTGAAGAAGTTATTGGCAAGGCTCTGGAAGGCCGGCGTGGCCGTGTTATTCTGGCCACCAAGGTTGGGCTGAACTGGCAGGACGGCAAGGTTTTTAGGGATAGCCGACCTGCACGGATTGAAGAAGAAGTTGAAAAATCTCTAAGCCGCCTACGTACAGATTATATTGATCTGTATCAGGTTCATTGGCCCGATACACGCACACCGTTTGAAGAAACAGCTCGCGCTTTAGAAAATCTGGTAAAAAGCGGCAAGGTAAAAGCCTTGGGGTTGAGCAACTTCTCGCCTGCGCAGATGGATGAATTCCGTAAGTTTGCTCCTGTTTCTGCCGTGCAGCCGCCATACAACCTGTTTGAGCGCGAAATTGAGCGCGATGTGCTGCCATATGCAGAAAAAAATAATCTGGTGGTGTTGGCTTATGGCCCGTTGTGCCGTGGTTTGCTTTCTGGCCGCATGACGGCAGACCGGAAGTTTGAAGGGGATGATCTGCGTAAAACAGATCCCAAATTCCAGCAGCCGCGTTTTGGCCAGTATCTGCAGGCGGTGGAAGATCTTAAAGCCATTGCCAATAAGTACGGTAAAAGCATGTTGGCACTGGCTATTCGCTGGGTGCTGGATCGTGGCCCAACTATTGCGCTGTGGGGCGCACGCAAGCCAGAGCAGATTGCAGGCGTGGATGATGCCTTTGGCTGGAAGCTGGATGCAGAAGACATGAAAGCCATTGATGCCATTTTGGCCAAGGATATCAAAGATCCGGTAGGGCCAGAGTTTATGGCTCCGCCATTGCGGGCGTAA
- the uvrB gene encoding excinuclease ABC subunit UvrB, whose product MASKTSSSAARGKKRPSLSERAASLPPVLFEPEKQAPRPRLKRMEVVSEYEPAGDQPQAISELVAGVDGGERDQVLLGVTGSGKTFSMAKIIEATQKPTLILAPNKTLAAQLYGEMKQFFPNNAVEYFVSYYDYYQPEAYVPRSDTYIEKDSQINEQIDRMRHAATQALLERNDVIIVASVSCIYGIGSVETYSRMVVKLELGGEIDRDKLIKSLVELQYRRNDAAFARGTFRVRGETIDIFPVQNEDRAWRVSLFGDEVDGLIEFDPLTGEKTADLQEVTIYANSHYVTPRPTLNQAIKGIKQELREQLDVFTKAGKLLEAERLDQRTTFDLEMLETTGVCKGIENYSRYLSGRKPGDPPPTLFEYLPEDALLIVDESHVTVPQIGGMERGDHARKSVLAEFGFRLPSCLDNRPLNFAEWDKFRPQSIFVSATPGPWEMERTGGVFAEQVIRPTGLVDPITIIRPVEHQVDDLLAECRTTIGKGGRVLVTTLTKRMAEDLTDYMNEAGIRVRYLHSDVDTLERIEIIRDLRMGAFDVLIGINLLREGLDIPECSLVAILDADKEGFLRSRTSLIQTIGRAARNVEGRVLLYADKMTDSLTYAVEETARRREKQIAWNTEHGITPQSVRKHISDIVSSVFEQDYVTIAPDEDTGVAEFVGQDLGAAIAGLEKRMRSAAAELEFETAARLRDEIQRLEALQLGLEPPPVAVSTAGKAQTSGRKPKKDKVPRPLGPGGGGYDPAARRKKR is encoded by the coding sequence ATGGCTTCCAAAACTTCTTCCTCTGCGGCACGTGGCAAAAAGCGCCCTTCATTAAGCGAGCGAGCCGCCAGTCTTCCCCCCGTTCTGTTCGAGCCGGAAAAGCAGGCTCCTCGTCCTCGCCTCAAGCGTATGGAAGTGGTGTCGGAATACGAACCGGCAGGTGATCAGCCGCAAGCTATCAGTGAACTGGTGGCAGGGGTGGATGGTGGAGAACGCGATCAGGTTCTGCTGGGGGTTACGGGCTCTGGTAAAACCTTTTCTATGGCGAAAATTATTGAGGCTACGCAAAAGCCAACACTTATTTTGGCACCCAACAAAACATTGGCAGCCCAGCTTTATGGAGAAATGAAGCAGTTTTTCCCTAATAACGCTGTAGAATACTTTGTGAGTTATTACGATTACTACCAGCCAGAAGCCTATGTGCCACGTTCTGATACGTATATTGAAAAAGACAGCCAGATAAACGAACAGATCGACCGTATGCGCCATGCCGCCACACAGGCACTGCTGGAACGGAACGATGTGATTATCGTAGCCTCTGTCTCCTGCATTTACGGCATCGGGTCTGTGGAAACCTATTCCCGCATGGTGGTGAAGCTGGAGCTAGGCGGAGAGATAGACCGCGACAAGCTGATAAAAAGTCTTGTTGAGTTGCAGTACCGTCGGAATGATGCTGCGTTTGCGCGTGGTACGTTCCGGGTGCGGGGTGAAACAATAGATATTTTTCCTGTGCAGAATGAGGACAGAGCCTGGCGTGTTTCCCTGTTTGGCGATGAGGTTGACGGACTGATAGAGTTTGACCCGCTAACGGGTGAAAAAACGGCTGATCTGCAGGAAGTTACCATTTACGCAAATAGCCACTACGTAACACCACGTCCTACGTTGAATCAGGCTATTAAAGGCATCAAGCAGGAACTGCGCGAACAGCTTGATGTGTTTACAAAGGCTGGCAAGCTGCTGGAAGCAGAACGGCTGGACCAACGCACCACCTTTGATCTGGAAATGCTGGAAACAACAGGTGTGTGTAAGGGGATCGAAAACTATTCCCGCTATCTTTCAGGCCGCAAACCGGGGGATCCACCGCCAACCTTGTTTGAATATCTGCCAGAAGATGCGCTGTTGATTGTAGATGAAAGCCACGTAACTGTGCCGCAGATTGGCGGCATGGAACGAGGGGACCATGCGCGCAAATCCGTTCTTGCAGAGTTTGGTTTTCGGCTTCCTTCCTGTCTGGATAACCGACCTTTGAATTTTGCGGAGTGGGATAAGTTTCGCCCTCAAAGCATTTTTGTAAGTGCCACGCCCGGCCCGTGGGAAATGGAACGCACAGGCGGCGTGTTTGCTGAACAGGTTATTCGCCCCACTGGGTTGGTGGACCCCATTACAATTATCCGGCCTGTTGAGCATCAGGTGGATGATCTGCTGGCAGAATGTCGTACCACCATTGGCAAGGGTGGCCGCGTGTTGGTGACAACGCTTACCAAACGCATGGCGGAAGACTTAACCGATTACATGAACGAAGCCGGTATTCGGGTAAGATATCTGCATTCCGATGTAGATACACTGGAACGCATAGAAATTATCCGAGACCTGCGCATGGGCGCATTTGATGTGCTCATCGGTATTAACTTGCTGCGAGAAGGTTTGGATATTCCAGAATGTTCGCTGGTAGCCATTTTGGATGCGGATAAAGAAGGCTTCCTGCGTTCGCGCACATCTCTTATCCAGACCATTGGCCGCGCGGCCCGAAATGTAGAGGGCCGGGTTCTGCTTTACGCAGATAAAATGACGGATTCCCTTACATATGCCGTAGAAGAAACAGCCCGCAGGCGTGAAAAACAGATAGCGTGGAACACAGAGCACGGTATTACGCCACAAAGCGTGCGCAAGCATATTAGTGATATTGTTTCTTCTGTGTTCGAGCAGGATTACGTCACTATTGCGCCGGATGAAGATACGGGCGTTGCAGAATTTGTTGGGCAGGATTTGGGAGCAGCCATTGCCGGGTTGGAAAAACGCATGCGTTCTGCCGCAGCCGAGCTGGAGTTTGAAACGGCTGCCCGCCTGCGAGATGAAATTCAGCGGTTGGAAGCCTTACAGCTTGGGTTGGAGCCGCCTCCGGTAGCAGTTTCAACTGCGGGAAAAGCCCAGACAAGTGGCCGCAAACCCAAAAAAGATAAAGTACCGCGGCCACTGGGGCCGGGCGGGGGCGGATATGATCCGGCAGCCAGACGGAAAAAGCGGTAA
- a CDS encoding M16 family metallopeptidase, with the protein MIFRKPSAARTRFSLLAITLALLGGTALSPTLAHAQDAAPGMPSALVPPSLSSAQVVRATLPNGLKVVIVPNRLAPVVTTEINYLVGSAEVPDGFPGTAHALEHMMFRGSKGLDKDQLAAIGTRLGGSYNADTTEDVTQYFYTAQAQDLPVLLKIEALRMNGLTLSEADWEKERGAIEQEVARDLSSPAYRYLEQLQGILFAGTPYEHDALGTRPSFDKTTAADLRDFYQKWYGPNNAVLVIVGDINPVSTLQLVQDTFADIPRKDLPQRHKVTPVAPPAKTLTLSTDYPVGFATLAFPMAGSSSADFATADILSDVLSSQRGALYDLVPQGKALYAGFEYAPKKEAGFGLALAAFPKGADASGPMNAMKAVLEKIRKEGVPAELVEAAKQKEIAQLQFSANSVSGLASIWSNALAFQNLDSPGDLVAAYQAVTPQAVNDLAAKLLDPAHAVSAILTPEASGKAVSGKGFGGAESFATTPDKPVKLPQWAEKALAKLEEPKPTPQPAVSTLSNGIKLIVWPSHVSHTIQLSGQIRQTPELQEPKGKEGVHSLTEALFSYGTTQHDRLAFQKALDDVPAWEDAGGNFSLQVLTPDFEKGVDLLAENELHPAFPEKDFTVVRTQLAQAQAGELVSPGHLFDKAIKAAILPETDPTQRDATPESIMSITRDDVLHYYQSAWRPDLTTIVVTGDISPEKAQAVLEKAFGSWKAEGAAPNVNLPTVPLSKTSRATVPDKSSVQNDVVLAETLGLTAQNPDHFLLQLGNEVLGGGLFSSRLYRDMRVKTGYVYSVSSSFDWGRTRGAYTVNYGADPDKVGKAQSVVMKDLKAMQSAPPTAEELSLAKASLLRSLPLARASLGRIAAQYLYLADLDLPLDNADRGAKAYYKATGAEVQAAFRKWIRPDDLAVIVKGPTPTW; encoded by the coding sequence ATGATTTTCCGTAAGCCGTCTGCTGCCCGTACACGCTTTTCACTACTGGCCATAACGCTGGCTCTGTTGGGGGGAACGGCTCTTTCTCCAACATTGGCTCATGCTCAGGATGCCGCGCCGGGTATGCCGTCTGCTCTTGTGCCCCCCAGCCTGAGCAGTGCGCAAGTTGTGCGTGCAACGCTTCCTAACGGTCTCAAGGTTGTTATTGTACCTAACCGGCTGGCTCCGGTTGTTACCACGGAAATCAACTATCTTGTTGGCTCGGCAGAAGTGCCAGATGGCTTTCCCGGCACGGCACATGCGCTAGAACATATGATGTTCCGTGGCAGCAAGGGGTTAGATAAGGATCAGCTTGCTGCTATAGGCACGCGTTTGGGCGGTAGTTATAATGCAGATACAACAGAAGATGTAACGCAGTATTTCTATACAGCGCAGGCGCAGGATTTGCCTGTTTTGCTGAAAATTGAAGCCCTGCGCATGAACGGCTTAACCCTGTCTGAAGCGGATTGGGAAAAAGAGCGTGGCGCAATTGAGCAGGAAGTTGCGCGTGATCTTTCCAGCCCGGCCTATCGGTATCTGGAACAGTTGCAAGGTATTCTGTTTGCCGGCACGCCTTACGAACACGATGCACTGGGCACGCGGCCTTCTTTTGATAAAACCACGGCCGCTGATCTGAGAGATTTTTACCAGAAGTGGTATGGCCCCAACAATGCCGTGCTGGTTATTGTGGGTGACATTAACCCGGTTTCTACTTTGCAGTTGGTGCAGGATACGTTTGCCGATATCCCGCGTAAGGATCTGCCACAGCGCCACAAGGTAACTCCCGTTGCTCCACCAGCCAAAACGCTAACGCTTTCCACAGATTATCCGGTTGGGTTTGCAACGCTTGCGTTCCCTATGGCGGGTAGTTCTTCAGCAGATTTTGCAACGGCTGACATTCTATCAGATGTGCTTTCCAGCCAGCGTGGTGCTCTGTATGATCTGGTGCCGCAGGGCAAGGCATTGTACGCAGGGTTTGAATACGCCCCTAAAAAAGAAGCTGGTTTTGGCTTGGCGCTTGCGGCTTTCCCCAAAGGTGCAGATGCTTCTGGCCCCATGAACGCCATGAAAGCTGTGTTGGAAAAAATCCGTAAGGAAGGCGTGCCAGCAGAACTGGTTGAAGCCGCCAAGCAAAAAGAAATTGCCCAGCTTCAGTTTTCTGCCAATTCTGTAAGTGGTTTGGCATCTATCTGGTCCAACGCCTTGGCATTTCAAAACCTAGATAGCCCGGGTGATCTGGTGGCTGCGTATCAGGCTGTTACGCCACAGGCCGTGAATGATCTAGCTGCAAAGCTGCTTGACCCAGCACATGCAGTGTCGGCCATTTTGACCCCGGAAGCATCTGGCAAGGCAGTTTCTGGCAAAGGCTTTGGAGGGGCAGAATCTTTTGCAACAACCCCGGATAAGCCAGTAAAACTGCCGCAATGGGCCGAAAAAGCTCTGGCCAAATTGGAAGAACCCAAACCTACACCGCAGCCCGCGGTTAGCACTTTGTCTAACGGTATCAAGCTGATTGTCTGGCCGTCTCATGTAAGCCATACCATTCAGCTTTCTGGCCAAATCCGCCAGACGCCCGAATTGCAGGAACCCAAGGGCAAGGAGGGCGTGCATAGCCTGACGGAAGCTCTGTTCTCCTATGGCACAACGCAGCATGATCGTCTTGCTTTCCAGAAAGCGCTAGATGATGTGCCTGCATGGGAAGATGCGGGGGGCAATTTCTCCTTGCAGGTTCTTACGCCTGATTTTGAAAAGGGCGTGGATTTGCTTGCAGAAAATGAATTGCATCCAGCATTTCCGGAAAAAGATTTTACGGTTGTGCGCACGCAGTTGGCGCAGGCCCAGGCTGGGGAACTGGTATCTCCCGGGCATCTGTTTGATAAAGCTATCAAGGCTGCCATTTTGCCGGAAACAGATCCGACACAGCGTGATGCAACGCCTGAATCTATTATGAGCATAACTCGTGATGATGTACTGCATTATTACCAAAGCGCATGGCGCCCGGATCTGACAACTATTGTTGTAACAGGCGATATCTCGCCAGAAAAAGCACAGGCTGTATTAGAAAAAGCTTTTGGTAGCTGGAAAGCAGAAGGGGCAGCCCCAAATGTTAATCTGCCTACCGTACCACTTAGCAAAACATCCCGTGCAACGGTGCCTGATAAAAGCAGCGTGCAGAATGATGTTGTGTTGGCAGAAACATTGGGGCTGACAGCACAAAACCCTGATCATTTTTTGCTGCAGTTGGGTAATGAAGTGCTTGGGGGCGGCCTGTTTTCCTCACGTCTGTATAGAGATATGCGGGTGAAGACAGGTTATGTTTATTCTGTAAGTAGTTCCTTTGATTGGGGGCGTACCCGCGGGGCCTATACTGTCAACTATGGTGCAGATCCAGATAAAGTTGGCAAAGCGCAAAGTGTTGTCATGAAAGACCTAAAGGCCATGCAGTCTGCACCGCCTACAGCAGAAGAACTTTCTTTGGCTAAAGCCTCACTATTGCGGAGCTTGCCTCTTGCCAGAGCCAGCTTGGGCCGGATTGCTGCGCAGTACCTGTATTTGGCAGATTTAGATTTGCCGCTTGATAATGCAGACCGTGGGGCAAAAGCTTACTACAAGGCAACTGGTGCAGAAGTACAGGCCGCATTCCGTAAGTGGATCAGGCCGGATGATCTTGCTGTTATTGTAAAAGGGCCAACGCCAACGTGGTGA
- a CDS encoding glycosyltransferase — protein MKCQDLSMSLSGDIKKIDWSVFDATWYAEKYGDVLKFLGIEGAEALEEFYREKGPALRHSPNPYFDEDWYLRRYPAVADAVGKGEWQSGFDHYCRAGFSSHNPHWLFDREFYFKQHATLQPAALEEAGFRNLYDHYLNVGDEQFLTGSWFFNATAYLKSGLARIEGLGAFAQCVRNLKPEQGYGQRLSWYFDPEWYLETYPHVRKELDSGRWLSALHHYLSNSTPTDYNPNAYFSEEFYGSVNHDVSGAVESGNFRNFYEHFLRYGVHELRKPSANVDLESYYRNAVVQKEVTRGDFPDAFAHYIAHNGRLEDDVEGLKESEALSKKLYHEMCQIRLPVLLNQTLDFTYDVPDLSVIIVAHNLFAMTMSALASLRANYNGQMQVIVVDSGSTDGVRHIERYVRGLDVVRFPGNVGFLLGCNAALEKVRGPFTLYLNNDTELMPEAIGNAVARLRHEIKIGAVGAKLIRTNGLLQEAGSIVWRDGSVCGYLRDQRPDVPEANFVRSVDYCAGAFLMVRTPLLRTLGGFDTDYAPAYFEETDLCLRIHEAGFDVVYDPSVVVVHYEYGTSSFMSGASMIARNQDVFRRKHTAYLRQKSLNNPRMLTKARFSKQDQKRVLFIEDRLPYRFLGSGFTRSNDIVRSMIAAGCQVTVYPVFRPTESQEDICMAFPDRAEVMWDRELPELEDFIKSRAGYYDAIWIARTHNADRLAPVLMDCADALTGTMVIIDTEAVSAPREHSKMELRGQTPEKTVDDLLKHEFRHLFMAEKIIAVNSKDSKILNSHGFSNVHVLGHLQNASTWSPGWEDRRNLLFLGAMHDQDSPNVDSLAWFSGEVLPLLDGRLPEDVKFTVCGYINPRVDLTPLINNPRVVVTGRVEDVTPVYNSHRVFVAPTRYAGGIPYKLHEAAAHGIPVVATDILCEQVGWEPGEDMLCASISDAQGFADAIVRLYEDKQLWEKVHAHELKRISTENTQENYVKTIKDILEIL, from the coding sequence ATGAAATGTCAGGATCTCTCTATGTCTTTAAGTGGCGATATTAAAAAAATCGATTGGAGCGTATTTGACGCAACATGGTACGCAGAAAAATATGGAGATGTTCTGAAATTTCTGGGTATTGAAGGCGCAGAAGCATTAGAAGAATTTTATCGGGAAAAAGGGCCAGCGTTACGCCATTCACCCAACCCGTATTTTGATGAAGATTGGTATCTGCGGCGTTATCCGGCGGTTGCCGACGCTGTGGGGAAAGGCGAATGGCAATCTGGGTTCGACCATTATTGCCGAGCAGGATTTTCTTCCCACAATCCTCATTGGCTTTTTGATCGTGAATTTTATTTCAAGCAGCATGCAACACTTCAGCCCGCAGCGTTAGAAGAGGCGGGGTTCCGAAATCTCTATGATCACTATCTGAATGTAGGTGATGAACAGTTTTTGACGGGATCATGGTTTTTTAACGCAACAGCGTACCTTAAAAGCGGCCTTGCGCGTATTGAAGGTTTGGGCGCATTTGCCCAATGCGTACGAAACTTAAAGCCTGAGCAGGGGTATGGTCAGCGTCTGTCTTGGTATTTTGATCCTGAATGGTATCTGGAAACCTATCCGCATGTCAGAAAGGAACTGGATTCAGGGCGTTGGCTCTCGGCTTTGCACCATTATCTGTCTAATTCCACACCAACAGATTACAACCCGAATGCCTATTTCTCTGAAGAGTTTTATGGCAGCGTTAATCATGATGTAAGTGGTGCAGTTGAAAGCGGAAACTTCCGTAATTTTTATGAACATTTTCTGCGCTATGGTGTGCATGAACTGCGCAAACCAAGCGCTAATGTTGATCTTGAATCCTACTACCGTAATGCCGTTGTGCAAAAGGAAGTTACCCGTGGTGATTTCCCAGATGCGTTTGCACATTATATTGCCCATAATGGTAGGTTAGAAGATGATGTGGAAGGGCTGAAGGAAAGTGAAGCTCTTTCCAAAAAGCTCTATCATGAAATGTGCCAGATCCGATTGCCTGTTCTTTTAAATCAGACGCTAGATTTTACATACGATGTGCCAGATTTAAGCGTTATTATTGTAGCACATAATCTGTTTGCCATGACCATGAGCGCATTGGCTTCGTTACGTGCCAACTATAATGGGCAAATGCAGGTTATTGTGGTGGATTCCGGTTCTACCGATGGTGTGCGCCATATTGAACGTTATGTGCGCGGACTGGATGTTGTGCGTTTTCCCGGTAATGTTGGTTTCCTGTTGGGATGTAATGCTGCATTGGAAAAAGTGCGTGGTCCATTCACGCTTTATCTGAACAACGATACAGAGCTGATGCCAGAAGCCATTGGCAATGCTGTGGCACGTTTACGGCATGAAATAAAAATTGGGGCTGTTGGCGCCAAACTTATACGCACGAATGGCTTGTTGCAGGAAGCGGGCAGTATTGTCTGGCGCGATGGATCAGTGTGCGGTTATCTGCGTGACCAGCGCCCTGATGTGCCAGAAGCCAATTTTGTAAGATCTGTAGATTATTGCGCTGGTGCATTCCTGATGGTGCGCACGCCTCTGCTACGCACATTGGGGGGCTTTGATACAGATTATGCCCCTGCGTATTTTGAAGAAACAGATCTGTGCCTGCGCATTCATGAAGCTGGGTTTGATGTGGTGTACGATCCCTCTGTGGTTGTGGTGCATTATGAGTATGGTACATCCAGTTTCATGAGTGGCGCATCCATGATAGCGCGCAATCAGGATGTGTTCCGCCGTAAGCATACGGCATATTTGCGCCAGAAAAGCCTGAACAACCCAAGAATGCTGACAAAGGCCCGTTTTAGCAAGCAGGATCAGAAGCGCGTTTTATTTATTGAAGACAGGTTGCCCTATCGGTTTTTGGGGTCTGGCTTTACCCGTTCAAACGATATTGTGCGCAGCATGATTGCTGCCGGATGTCAGGTAACGGTGTACCCGGTATTTAGGCCAACGGAATCTCAGGAAGATATCTGCATGGCTTTTCCGGATCGGGCAGAGGTGATGTGGGATCGAGAACTGCCAGAACTGGAAGATTTTATTAAATCTCGCGCTGGCTATTATGATGCTATCTGGATTGCACGCACGCATAATGCAGACCGTCTGGCCCCTGTGCTGATGGATTGTGCTGATGCTCTAACAGGTACGATGGTGATTATAGATACCGAAGCTGTATCTGCACCGCGCGAACATAGTAAAATGGAATTGCGCGGGCAAACGCCAGAAAAAACGGTGGATGATCTTCTGAAGCACGAATTCAGACATCTGTTCATGGCTGAAAAAATTATTGCAGTAAACAGTAAGGATTCGAAAATACTTAATTCACATGGCTTTTCGAATGTTCATGTTCTTGGCCATTTGCAAAATGCTTCAACGTGGTCTCCCGGGTGGGAAGATCGTCGAAATCTTCTCTTTCTGGGGGCCATGCACGATCAGGATTCACCAAATGTGGATTCTCTTGCATGGTTTAGTGGAGAAGTGCTGCCATTACTGGATGGTCGTTTGCCAGAAGACGTTAAGTTTACAGTGTGTGGCTATATAAACCCGCGTGTTGATCTGACACCGCTTATCAACAACCCACGTGTTGTGGTGACAGGGCGGGTAGAGGACGTAACGCCTGTTTACAACAGCCACCGGGTGTTTGTGGCACCAACCCGGTATGCGGGTGGTATCCCCTATAAGCTCCATGAAGCCGCAGCGCACGGAATCCCTGTTGTGGCCACGGATATCTTGTGTGAGCAGGTTGGATGGGAACCGGGTGAAGATATGCTGTGCGCCAGTATCTCAGACGCACAGGGTTTTGCAGATGCCATTGTCCGGCTGTATGAAGACAAGCAGCTATGGGAAAAAGTGCATGCACATGAACTCAAGCGGATTTCTACAGAAAACACGCAAGAGAATTATGTGAAAACAATAAAGGATATTTTAGAAATTCTCTAA
- a CDS encoding disulfide bond formation protein B — protein MRGSHASRPLAIFLAGAALLALGVVWYTQHVLQIMPCELCLWERWPWRLLLGTAIVAAVLPDKVARQLLWLAVPFMVADIGLSICHVGVEWQWWPSPLPACHAPHISGHTMAERLASMPLLPSKPCDAATYLVPGVPVSMAAMGGLYAVAVLWVFMVWRKKLERVTRRIFH, from the coding sequence ATGAGGGGGAGCCACGCATCTCGCCCCTTGGCAATATTTTTGGCAGGGGCGGCGCTATTGGCGCTGGGGGTGGTGTGGTACACCCAACATGTCTTGCAAATTATGCCATGTGAATTGTGCCTGTGGGAACGCTGGCCGTGGCGCTTGCTGCTTGGCACAGCCATTGTGGCCGCTGTGTTGCCAGATAAGGTGGCACGGCAGCTTTTGTGGTTAGCGGTGCCTTTTATGGTGGCAGATATTGGGCTTTCTATTTGCCATGTAGGGGTAGAGTGGCAATGGTGGCCAAGCCCGCTGCCGGCATGCCATGCACCCCATATATCTGGCCACACAATGGCGGAACGCCTTGCTTCTATGCCTTTGCTGCCTTCCAAACCCTGTGATGCAGCCACTTATCTGGTGCCGGGTGTTCCGGTTTCTATGGCGGCAATGGGCGGCCTGTATGCCGTTGCCGTGTTGTGGGTGTTTATGGTTTGGCGCAAAAAGCTGGAACGTGTGACGCGCCGTATTTTCCATTAA
- a CDS encoding 2OG-Fe(II) oxygenase family protein gives MTTSDTFIQPDYTALEQAAVAPDPFPHVVVPHFIRSEDLERLFAHRPHIVSGGSFPPDSLQLSPLMEHLVEELEGTRLKAIVAEKFHLNLDHAPSMLTIRGRTREKDGRIHTDSLAKRVTILLYLNPSGAGEAWERQEGCLRLLRGPHDIEDYAKEVPPVDGTLLIFPNGPTTWHGHKQFVGQRYTIQLNYMTEDARARSELRRHKLSALVKKLPLPQLGQ, from the coding sequence ATGACAACGTCAGATACCTTTATCCAGCCGGATTATACAGCACTGGAACAGGCCGCTGTTGCGCCAGATCCTTTCCCGCATGTGGTGGTGCCGCATTTTATCCGTTCAGAAGATCTGGAGCGTTTGTTTGCGCATCGGCCGCATATTGTGTCTGGAGGATCTTTTCCCCCAGATTCCTTGCAGCTTTCTCCCCTTATGGAACATCTGGTAGAAGAACTGGAAGGCACACGGCTAAAGGCAATCGTGGCGGAAAAATTTCACCTCAATCTTGATCATGCACCTTCTATGCTCACCATTCGTGGGCGCACGCGAGAAAAAGATGGTCGTATCCACACAGATTCCTTGGCCAAGCGCGTAACCATTTTGCTGTACCTTAATCCATCAGGGGCAGGTGAAGCATGGGAACGGCAGGAAGGCTGTTTGCGCCTTTTACGCGGTCCGCATGATATAGAGGATTACGCCAAGGAAGTGCCGCCGGTAGATGGCACTTTGCTGATTTTTCCCAACGGCCCAACCACATGGCATGGGCATAAGCAGTTTGTGGGGCAGCGCTATACCATCCAATTAAATTACATGACAGAAGATGCACGCGCCCGGTCTGAACTCCGGCGGCATAAACTTTCTGCATTGGTTAAAAAGTTGCCTTTGCCTCAGTTGGGGCAGTAA